One segment of Pseudobythopirellula maris DNA contains the following:
- a CDS encoding GNAT family N-acetyltransferase has protein sequence MLSKIYFDRAGLLVATREGEPVGFAHAAFGPGDGGECVDCTLGTTAMLMVRGDVDDPAIADALIGRSEAYQRDRGASVHYAGGIDPLNGFYLGLYGGSEMPGILESDPRQLAAFERNQYQESGRVVVLQRQLVRFRPDASRETRLVRRKAQFAHNFSPSAKNWWDACVCGPLDRMRFSLLMRGQERPAASVTFWDLEPLATSWGIRTMGMLDLLVEPEHRRQRMATYLLNESFRELLKRGVTMIEAQTMADNQAALAFYHKMGFTAVDHGRVLRRAPRDG, from the coding sequence TGTCTAAAATCTATTTCGACCGGGCCGGGCTGCTGGTCGCCACCCGCGAGGGAGAGCCGGTCGGCTTTGCCCACGCCGCCTTCGGGCCCGGCGACGGGGGCGAGTGTGTCGACTGCACGCTCGGCACCACGGCGATGCTGATGGTCCGCGGCGACGTGGACGACCCCGCGATCGCCGACGCCCTGATCGGACGCAGCGAGGCTTACCAACGCGACCGCGGCGCATCGGTCCATTACGCCGGCGGCATCGACCCGCTCAACGGCTTCTATCTCGGCCTGTACGGCGGCAGCGAGATGCCCGGCATCCTCGAGTCCGACCCGCGGCAGCTGGCTGCCTTCGAACGCAACCAGTACCAAGAGTCGGGCCGCGTGGTGGTGCTGCAGCGGCAGCTCGTTCGGTTCCGCCCCGACGCGAGCCGCGAGACACGCCTCGTGCGTCGCAAAGCGCAGTTCGCCCACAACTTCTCGCCGTCGGCAAAGAACTGGTGGGACGCCTGCGTCTGCGGGCCGCTCGACCGCATGCGGTTCTCGCTGCTCATGCGCGGCCAGGAGCGGCCGGCGGCCAGCGTGACCTTCTGGGACCTCGAGCCGCTCGCTACGAGCTGGGGCATCCGCACCATGGGCATGCTCGACCTGCTGGTCGAGCCCGAGCACCGCCGCCAGCGGATGGCGACCTACCTGCTGAACGAGTCGTTCCGCGAACTGCTCAAGCGCGGCGTCACGATGATCGAAGCCCAAACCATGGCCGATAATCAGGCGGCCCTGGCCTTC